In one Nostoc sp. KVJ3 genomic region, the following are encoded:
- a CDS encoding Chromate resistance protein ChrB has translation MDRESWNLLVYKVPAQPSTQRVYVWRKLKGWGALYLQQSVCLLPQRKDLQSHLAELKADITAGGGEADLFTIWIDEPEQNAMLIERFQQQVNQEYQEFLGQCRDLHSELSEERKIGNLTFAELEENEAELTKLRSWLPKIRDRDLFDAQGYSQAIEALKACELDFQLFSEQVYEAEGINS, from the coding sequence ATGGATAGAGAATCTTGGAATCTATTGGTGTACAAAGTACCTGCACAGCCTTCGACGCAACGGGTATATGTTTGGCGTAAACTCAAGGGTTGGGGCGCACTTTACCTACAGCAGTCGGTGTGCTTGCTACCACAGAGGAAAGACTTGCAGAGCCATTTGGCCGAATTGAAAGCAGATATTACAGCAGGTGGTGGTGAGGCAGATTTATTTACCATTTGGATTGATGAACCTGAGCAAAACGCTATGTTGATAGAGCGTTTTCAACAGCAGGTAAATCAAGAATATCAAGAGTTTTTGGGGCAATGTCGAGATTTGCATAGCGAATTGAGCGAGGAGCGGAAAATAGGTAATCTTACTTTCGCAGAATTGGAAGAGAACGAAGCGGAATTAACTAAACTGCGTTCTTGGTTGCCTAAAATCCGCGATCGCGATTTGTTTGATGCACAAGGATACTCACAAGCCATTGAAGCTTTGAAGGCGTGCGAATTAGATTTTCAGCTATTTAGCGAACAGGTGTATGAAGCAGAAGGTATAAACTCTTAA
- a CDS encoding DUF4349 domain-containing protein — protein sequence MYASTKLPRTSALFISALLGGLIFTSCASSTQSANKALPPSAPDGAVNSAAAPASERSSSLKTEAEAAPIARSRPQLIKKAAISLTVNSVDRAIEAVSQIINQQQGDLIGLKQQQPKSDNPRYTATIQLRIPENRLEPTLEELAKLGTVESRNITAEDVGDRLVDFQARLTNLQKTEANLQKIMDRAGSIRDVLSVAQELSNVRESIEQINAQLKNLQNQVAYSTITLNLEAAVSSTSPQPALGLQVQETWNNSTHSLSAFSVGLLKLGIWLIVYSPYLLIFAALIYGFSRWRRNNSPRLIQTPESTRSE from the coding sequence ATGTACGCTTCGACTAAATTACCGCGCACATCTGCTTTATTTATCAGTGCATTATTGGGAGGATTGATTTTTACCAGTTGTGCCTCTTCCACTCAGTCAGCAAATAAGGCTTTACCTCCAAGCGCACCCGATGGTGCGGTAAATTCAGCAGCTGCACCTGCAAGTGAAAGGAGTAGTTCTCTAAAGACGGAAGCGGAAGCTGCACCAATAGCCCGTTCACGTCCCCAACTTATTAAAAAGGCAGCAATCTCCTTAACTGTCAACTCTGTAGATCGGGCTATTGAGGCTGTTTCGCAAATTATCAATCAACAGCAAGGGGATTTGATCGGGTTGAAACAACAACAACCCAAAAGTGACAACCCGCGTTACACAGCAACAATCCAATTGCGGATACCAGAAAATCGTCTAGAACCTACCCTGGAAGAACTAGCTAAATTAGGCACTGTTGAAAGTCGTAATATCACTGCCGAAGATGTGGGCGATCGCTTGGTAGATTTTCAAGCTAGATTAACCAATCTACAAAAAACTGAAGCCAATTTGCAAAAAATTATGGATCGGGCAGGTTCTATTAGAGATGTGCTTAGTGTTGCTCAAGAATTAAGTAATGTTAGAGAAAGCATAGAACAAATTAATGCCCAACTCAAAAACCTCCAAAATCAAGTTGCATATTCTACAATTACGCTCAACCTCGAAGCAGCAGTTTCTAGCACCAGTCCCCAACCTGCCTTGGGTTTGCAAGTTCAAGAAACTTGGAATAATTCTACCCACTCTTTGAGTGCATTTTCCGTTGGCTTACTCAAGTTGGGTATTTGGTTAATTGTTTACAGTCCCTATTTGTTAATTTTTGCTGCTCTGATCTATGGTTTTAGCCGTTGGCGACGAAATAATTCACCACGTTTGATACAAACACCAGAATCAACTCGTTCTGAATGA
- the ilvC gene encoding ketol-acid reductoisomerase has product MARMYYDEDANLDLLAGKTIAIIGYGSQGHAHALNLKDSGLNVIVGLYPGSKSVAKAEAAGLTVKNVADAANAADFIMILLPDEVQKTIYKNEIEPNLEEGNVLAFAHGFNIHFGQVVPPANVDVVMVAPKGPGHLVRRTYESGEGVPALFAVYQDASGQARDRAMSYAKGIGGTRAGVLETTFREETETDLFGEQAVLCGGLSALIKAGFETLVEAGYQPELAYFECLHEVKLIVDLVVEGGLAKMRDSISNTAEYGDYTRGPRIVTEQTKLEMQKILSEIQSGQFAREFVLENQAGKPGFTALRRKEAEHKIEEVGKDLRAMFSWLKKA; this is encoded by the coding sequence ATGGCCCGGATGTATTATGACGAAGATGCCAATTTAGACCTTTTGGCTGGAAAAACTATTGCTATTATCGGCTATGGTTCTCAAGGTCATGCCCATGCTCTCAATCTCAAAGATAGTGGTTTGAATGTGATTGTGGGACTATATCCGGGTAGTAAGTCAGTTGCAAAAGCTGAAGCAGCTGGGTTAACTGTGAAAAATGTCGCAGATGCGGCCAATGCTGCTGATTTCATCATGATTTTGTTACCTGATGAAGTCCAAAAAACGATTTACAAAAACGAGATTGAACCCAATCTAGAAGAAGGGAATGTGTTAGCTTTTGCTCACGGGTTCAATATTCACTTTGGGCAAGTTGTACCACCGGCTAATGTAGATGTGGTGATGGTAGCACCCAAAGGGCCGGGGCATTTGGTACGGCGGACTTATGAAAGTGGGGAAGGTGTACCAGCGCTATTTGCAGTTTATCAAGATGCCAGTGGTCAAGCACGCGATCGCGCTATGTCTTATGCTAAAGGTATCGGTGGGACTCGCGCTGGTGTGCTGGAAACAACTTTCCGCGAAGAAACTGAAACTGATTTATTTGGCGAACAAGCCGTATTGTGCGGTGGTTTGAGCGCTTTAATCAAAGCCGGATTTGAAACTTTGGTAGAAGCTGGTTATCAACCAGAATTGGCTTATTTTGAATGTCTGCATGAAGTCAAGCTGATTGTTGACTTGGTTGTAGAAGGCGGTTTAGCCAAAATGCGCGACAGCATTTCAAACACAGCTGAATATGGCGATTATACCCGTGGCCCACGGATTGTTACCGAACAAACCAAGCTTGAAATGCAGAAGATTCTCAGCGAAATTCAATCTGGACAATTTGCACGAGAATTTGTTCTAGAAAACCAAGCTGGTAAACCAGGATTTACCGCCTTGCGTCGTAAAGAAGCTGAACATAAAATTGAAGAAGTTGGTAAAGATTTACGCGCTATGTTTAGCTGGTTGAAAAAAGCTTAA
- a CDS encoding zinc metalloprotease HtpX: protein MTNQLKTAAMLAALSGLLIAISYWVIGGTSGLIIGVGLAAVTNLFSWYQSDKIALAVYQAQPVSEREAPGLYRMVQRLSDRANIPIPRVYIVPSQGANAFATGRDPEHAAVAVTEGILNILPEDELEGVIAHELTHIINRDTLTQAVAATVAGAISFLAQMVSYSLWFGGSSRDDNRGGNPIGVLLTVMLAPIAATIIQLAISRTREFSADAGSARLTGNPRALARALQRLEASAKQMPLNANPAYEPLLIINSISGQFLGNLFSSHPATEMRVAALLKLEQQLPTKAY from the coding sequence ATGACAAATCAATTGAAAACGGCTGCAATGCTCGCTGCATTAAGTGGACTTTTGATCGCCATTAGTTATTGGGTAATTGGCGGTACTAGTGGCTTAATTATCGGAGTTGGCTTGGCAGCAGTAACAAACCTATTTTCCTGGTATCAATCAGATAAAATTGCGCTGGCAGTATATCAAGCCCAGCCTGTGAGCGAAAGGGAAGCACCAGGACTTTATCGGATGGTGCAGAGATTAAGCGATCGCGCTAACATTCCCATCCCTAGAGTTTACATTGTTCCAAGTCAAGGTGCTAATGCCTTCGCTACAGGGCGCGACCCAGAACACGCGGCTGTGGCTGTAACTGAAGGGATTTTAAATATATTACCAGAGGATGAACTCGAAGGCGTTATTGCCCACGAACTTACGCACATTATTAATCGCGATACCCTCACACAAGCCGTTGCTGCTACTGTTGCTGGTGCTATCTCATTCCTAGCCCAAATGGTGAGTTACAGTTTATGGTTTGGTGGTAGTTCACGAGATGACAACAGAGGTGGTAATCCAATAGGAGTTTTATTAACAGTAATGCTTGCGCCAATAGCAGCAACAATTATTCAGCTAGCAATTTCGCGCACCCGAGAATTTTCTGCTGATGCAGGTTCGGCTAGATTAACTGGTAATCCTCGTGCATTAGCTAGAGCCTTGCAACGCTTAGAAGCATCAGCAAAGCAGATGCCTTTGAATGCCAATCCAGCTTATGAGCCGTTATTAATTATCAATTCTATCTCTGGACAGTTTTTAGGTAACTTATTCTCTAGTCACCCTGCTACAGAGATGCGAGTTGCAGCATTATTGAAATTAGAGCAACAACTGCCAACAAAAGCTTATTAA
- a CDS encoding LL-diaminopimelate aminotransferase, which produces MATINDNYLKLKAGYLFPEIARRVNAFAEANPNAKIIRLGIGDVTEPLPEACRTAMIKAVEEMGDRNTFKGYGPEQGYAWLREKIATHDFQARGAEIDASEIFISDGSKCDTGNILEIFGHDNIIAVTDPVYPVYVDTNVMVGNTGDANDKGEFEGLVYLPITANNNFTAEIPSKKVDLIYLCFPNNPTGATATKEYLKAWVDYAKANNSIIFFDAAYEAYITDPSLPHSIYEIEGAREVAIEFRSFSKNAGFTGTRCALTVVPKTLNGKAADGSDVELWKLWNRRQSTKFNGVSYIVQRGAEAVYSEEGQAQIKGLVSFYLENAKIIREKLTAAGLSVYGGVNAPYVWVKTPNGLSSWEFFDKLLQTVNVVGTPGSGFGAAGEGYFRISAFNSRENVEEAMKRITEKFKV; this is translated from the coding sequence ATGGCAACTATTAACGACAACTACCTGAAACTGAAAGCGGGTTATCTGTTTCCAGAAATTGCTCGGCGGGTGAATGCCTTTGCTGAAGCCAATCCTAATGCTAAAATTATCCGACTGGGCATTGGCGATGTTACCGAACCTCTGCCGGAGGCTTGCCGCACAGCGATGATTAAAGCTGTGGAAGAAATGGGCGATCGCAATACCTTCAAAGGTTACGGCCCAGAGCAAGGTTATGCTTGGTTACGGGAAAAAATTGCTACTCACGATTTTCAAGCACGGGGAGCCGAAATTGATGCCTCCGAAATCTTTATCTCCGATGGTTCCAAGTGCGACACCGGCAATATTCTAGAAATCTTTGGTCATGACAACATCATCGCCGTTACTGACCCAGTTTATCCCGTATACGTAGATACTAACGTTATGGTGGGAAATACGGGAGATGCTAACGATAAAGGCGAATTTGAAGGTTTAGTTTATCTACCAATTACGGCTAATAACAACTTCACCGCCGAAATTCCCTCCAAGAAAGTAGATTTAATTTATCTCTGCTTTCCCAATAACCCCACAGGCGCAACTGCTACCAAGGAATATCTCAAAGCATGGGTGGACTATGCCAAAGCTAATAACTCGATTATTTTCTTTGATGCAGCCTACGAAGCTTACATTACCGATCCATCACTTCCTCACTCAATTTATGAAATTGAAGGTGCAAGAGAAGTTGCGATCGAATTTCGTTCTTTCTCCAAGAACGCAGGTTTTACAGGAACTCGTTGTGCGTTAACTGTGGTACCGAAGACACTCAATGGAAAAGCCGCCGATGGTTCCGATGTAGAACTATGGAAACTCTGGAATCGTCGCCAGTCTACCAAATTTAACGGCGTTTCTTACATCGTCCAACGGGGAGCCGAAGCGGTTTATTCTGAAGAAGGACAGGCACAAATCAAAGGATTAGTTAGCTTCTATCTAGAAAACGCCAAAATTATCCGCGAAAAACTCACAGCCGCCGGATTATCAGTTTATGGTGGCGTGAATGCACCTTACGTTTGGGTGAAAACGCCTAATGGTTTATCCAGTTGGGAATTCTTTGATAAGCTGCTGCAAACTGTCAACGTTGTAGGAACACCCGGTTCAGGCTTTGGTGCTGCGGGAGAAGGTTACTTCCGCATTTCAGCGTTTAACAGCCGGGAAAATGTCGAAGAGGCGATGAAACGGATTACGGAAAAGTTTAAAGTGTAG
- a CDS encoding HEPN domain-containing protein, whose translation MGVEFRGMLTSGASLVVEVLEQTFTSNVPINNKQLLVSMELFAAARLEVTERARFVGLISALEPLAEQKKFEYPDLKKIVKETLNKVQDSVDLPDDIKRSLEGSIRNLTRESVSHAIKRLITTHLSEDKMALEILQEAYTIRSKILHEGAFYPDLRDKSYKIEDVIRRLYSAIVGYELRSPAVTYTNND comes from the coding sequence ATGGGGGTAGAATTTCGTGGTATGTTAACCAGTGGAGCAAGTCTAGTTGTTGAGGTATTGGAGCAAACTTTCACTTCTAATGTCCCAATTAATAATAAACAGCTACTTGTTTCAATGGAGCTTTTTGCCGCAGCTCGTTTAGAGGTAACAGAACGTGCAAGATTTGTTGGGCTGATATCGGCACTTGAGCCATTAGCTGAACAGAAAAAATTTGAATACCCAGACTTAAAAAAGATTGTCAAAGAGACCTTAAACAAGGTGCAAGATTCAGTGGATTTACCTGATGATATAAAGCGATCGCTCGAAGGGAGTATCAGGAATCTAACACGCGAATCTGTATCACACGCTATTAAACGCCTTATTACAACTCATTTATCTGAGGACAAAATGGCATTAGAAATTCTGCAAGAAGCTTATACAATCCGCAGCAAGATTCTACATGAAGGGGCTTTCTATCCAGATTTACGCGATAAAAGTTATAAAATTGAAGATGTTATACGCCGTCTCTACTCTGCCATAGTCGGATACGAACTTCGCTCCCCAGCAGTCACATATACAAATAATGATTAG
- a CDS encoding NAD(P)/FAD-dependent oxidoreductase gives MLNSLDNNPPHQVVIVGGGFGGLYAAKTLAKAAVKVTLIDKRNFHLFQPLLYQVATGALSPADISSPLRSVLSKSKNTKVLLGEVNNIDPEAKQVTVGNEAIAYDTLIVATGAKHSYFGKDNWEEFAPGLKTVEDAIEMRSRIFSAFEAAEKETDPEKRRAWLTFVIVGGGPTGVELAGAIAELANQTLKDDFRNIDTSEAKILLLEGLDRILPPFAPELSQEAEASLTRLGVIVQTKTLVTNIENDTVTLKQGDEVKEIASKTVLWAAGVKASAMGKVLAERTGAECDRAGRIIVEPDLSIKGHPNIFVIGDLANFSHQNGKPLPGVAPVAKQQGEYVATLVQKRLLGNNLPPFAYTDHGSLAMIGHNSAVVDLGFMKLKGFFAWLFWLVIHIYFLIEFNNKLVVMIQWAWNYFTRNRGARLITGKESITEFVIADNKQPVNV, from the coding sequence ATGCTAAATTCGCTTGACAACAATCCACCCCATCAAGTAGTTATTGTTGGCGGTGGTTTTGGTGGATTATATGCAGCCAAAACACTTGCCAAGGCAGCAGTAAAGGTTACTCTGATCGATAAACGTAACTTTCATCTATTTCAACCCCTGCTATATCAAGTCGCCACAGGTGCGCTATCTCCTGCTGATATTTCCTCACCGTTGCGTTCTGTCCTCAGCAAGAGTAAGAATACGAAAGTGCTGCTGGGAGAGGTGAATAATATCGATCCAGAAGCAAAACAAGTGACTGTAGGCAACGAAGCAATAGCTTACGACACATTGATTGTTGCCACAGGTGCGAAGCATTCCTACTTTGGCAAAGATAACTGGGAAGAATTCGCCCCAGGCTTGAAAACTGTAGAAGATGCCATAGAAATGCGTAGCCGGATTTTTTCGGCCTTTGAAGCCGCAGAGAAAGAAACCGATCCAGAAAAACGCCGGGCTTGGTTAACTTTTGTAATTGTGGGTGGCGGCCCAACCGGTGTAGAGTTAGCGGGTGCGATCGCAGAATTGGCAAATCAAACTCTCAAAGACGATTTCCGCAACATCGACACATCAGAAGCCAAGATTTTGCTATTAGAAGGGCTGGATCGGATTCTGCCACCCTTTGCACCAGAGTTATCACAAGAAGCGGAAGCATCTCTGACGCGGTTGGGGGTAATTGTCCAGACAAAAACACTGGTAACGAATATTGAAAATGATACAGTTACCCTCAAACAAGGCGATGAAGTTAAAGAAATTGCCTCAAAAACGGTATTATGGGCAGCAGGTGTAAAAGCTTCAGCAATGGGAAAAGTGCTAGCAGAACGCACAGGTGCTGAGTGCGATCGCGCTGGACGCATTATTGTTGAACCTGACTTGAGTATTAAAGGACATCCCAATATTTTTGTAATTGGCGACTTAGCAAATTTTTCTCATCAAAATGGTAAGCCGCTACCTGGTGTTGCACCTGTAGCGAAACAGCAAGGTGAATATGTAGCAACATTAGTCCAAAAGCGGCTTTTAGGTAACAATTTGCCACCTTTTGCTTATACCGATCATGGTAGTTTAGCGATGATTGGGCACAATTCTGCTGTGGTAGATTTGGGCTTTATGAAACTGAAAGGTTTCTTTGCATGGCTGTTTTGGCTAGTGATTCACATCTACTTCTTAATTGAATTCAACAACAAATTAGTAGTGATGATTCAGTGGGCATGGAACTATTTCACCCGTAATCGTGGAGCAAGATTAATTACAGGTAAAGAATCAATCACGGAGTTTGTAATTGCCGATAATAAACAGCCTGTAAATGTCTAA
- a CDS encoding Uma2 family endonuclease: MTAAIPIFKPVSQMKLAPGSTVTIPDVSWEEFESILEELGQKRTTRIAYSQGTLEIMAPLPEHEIPKDLISDIVKILLKAKNIRYQPFGSTTFKRQGVAGVEPDACFYIQNYQQMIGHRRLQSNDPPPDLAIETDVTSKTTLDAYEAIGVPELWIYDSANLSIYLLREGKYIKSNTSPNFEDIAITQIIPTTVERSWQVGSFQALEELEAMI, translated from the coding sequence ATGACTGCTGCTATCCCCATTTTCAAACCTGTTAGCCAGATGAAGTTAGCACCTGGTAGCACGGTGACTATTCCTGATGTTAGCTGGGAAGAATTTGAATCTATTTTAGAAGAATTGGGACAAAAAAGAACTACCAGAATTGCCTACAGCCAGGGTACTTTAGAAATTATGGCTCCTTTACCAGAACATGAAATACCTAAAGATTTAATTTCTGATATTGTCAAAATATTGCTGAAGGCTAAGAATATCAGGTATCAACCTTTTGGTTCTACCACTTTTAAACGACAAGGTGTAGCAGGAGTTGAACCTGATGCTTGCTTTTATATTCAGAATTATCAACAGATGATTGGTCATCGTCGCTTGCAATCTAACGATCCACCACCAGATTTAGCGATTGAGACTGATGTCACATCAAAAACTACTCTCGATGCTTATGAAGCCATTGGAGTCCCAGAACTATGGATTTATGACAGTGCAAACCTTTCTATTTATTTGCTGAGAGAGGGGAAATACATAAAATCTAACACCAGTCCTAATTTTGAAGATATAGCGATTACTCAAATTATTCCTACCACTGTGGAACGTAGTTGGCAAGTAGGAAGTTTTCAAGCTTTGGAAGAATTGGAAGCGATGATTTAG
- the trxB gene encoding thioredoxin-disulfide reductase, which translates to MTNPTVENLVIIGSGPAGYTAAIYAGRANLKPVVFEGFQAGGLPGGQLMTTTEVENFPGFPQGITGPELMDRMKAQAERWGAELYTEDVISVDLSQRPFTVRSQDREIKTNTIVIATGATAKRLGLPSEHEFWSRGISACAICDGATPIFHGAELAVIGAGDSAAEESIYLTKYGSKVNMLVRTDKMRASKAMQDRVLSNPKIQVHWNTEAVDIFGNGHMEGVKVRNTKTGEESQLHAKGLFYAVGHTPNTSLFKGQLELDEVGYVVTKHGTVETSVEGVFAAGDVQDHEFRQAITAAGTGCMAAMLAERWLSSSGLIQEFHQQPEAADNELEHQPAKKTEAEEEAGFNLDGTRHAGGYALRKLFHESDRLLLVKYVSPGCGPCHTLKPILNKVVDEFESIIHFVEIDIDKDRDIAENAGVTGTPTVQLFKNKELVKEVKGVKQKSEYRQLIESNL; encoded by the coding sequence ATGACTAACCCCACAGTAGAAAACTTAGTAATTATCGGTTCTGGCCCAGCAGGGTACACAGCCGCCATTTATGCCGGACGCGCTAACCTGAAACCTGTTGTATTTGAAGGTTTCCAAGCCGGGGGTTTACCTGGTGGGCAATTAATGACAACGACAGAAGTCGAGAACTTTCCAGGGTTTCCCCAAGGGATTACGGGGCCGGAACTGATGGATCGGATGAAAGCACAGGCAGAGCGCTGGGGGGCTGAACTATATACTGAAGATGTTATATCAGTTGATTTGAGTCAGCGTCCATTTACAGTGCGATCGCAAGATAGGGAAATTAAAACCAACACCATCGTCATTGCTACGGGTGCGACAGCAAAGCGTTTGGGTTTACCTAGCGAACATGAATTTTGGAGTCGCGGTATTTCCGCTTGTGCAATTTGCGATGGTGCAACACCAATTTTTCACGGTGCAGAATTAGCTGTAATTGGTGCTGGCGACTCGGCGGCGGAAGAGTCTATTTACCTCACCAAATACGGTTCTAAGGTAAATATGTTGGTACGCACCGATAAGATGCGGGCTTCTAAAGCCATGCAAGACAGGGTTTTGAGTAACCCGAAAATCCAGGTGCATTGGAATACAGAAGCCGTGGATATCTTTGGTAATGGTCACATGGAAGGGGTGAAAGTCCGCAATACTAAAACTGGTGAAGAAAGCCAACTGCACGCTAAGGGTTTATTCTACGCTGTTGGTCATACTCCCAATACCTCTTTATTTAAGGGGCAGCTAGAACTGGATGAGGTGGGTTACGTTGTCACCAAACACGGTACTGTAGAAACCAGTGTAGAAGGCGTTTTTGCGGCTGGCGACGTGCAAGATCATGAATTTCGCCAAGCAATTACGGCTGCGGGTACTGGCTGTATGGCGGCGATGTTAGCAGAACGTTGGTTGTCATCGAGTGGGTTAATTCAAGAATTCCATCAACAGCCAGAAGCAGCAGATAATGAATTAGAACATCAGCCAGCCAAAAAGACTGAAGCCGAGGAAGAAGCTGGGTTTAACTTGGATGGAACGCGCCATGCGGGAGGTTATGCCTTACGGAAATTGTTCCATGAAAGCGATCGCTTACTCCTGGTTAAATACGTCTCTCCTGGTTGCGGCCCTTGCCATACCCTGAAGCCAATTTTAAATAAAGTGGTGGATGAATTTGAAAGCATTATTCACTTTGTAGAAATTGACATCGACAAAGACCGAGATATTGCTGAAAATGCTGGTGTGACAGGAACGCCAACGGTTCAATTGTTCAAAAATAAGGAACTGGTGAAGGAAGTTAAAGGTGTGAAGCAAAAGAGCGAATATCGTCAGTTGATTGAAAGCAATCTGTAA
- a CDS encoding voltage-gated chloride channel family protein: MFARVFIKQFRQFEPFIALPHLIKWLPISIVVGILAGTASAALLASLEWATDWRESHRWIIALLPLGGFLSGWIYHQFGRTVEAGNNLLLEEIHNPKSVIPFRMAPLVLLGTNLTHLFGGSAGREGTALQMGASLADQLTKILHFQGANRRILLTAGISGGFASVFGTPLAGTVFGLEVLAIGKIHYDALFPSLIAAIVGNQVTLLLGLHHTAYLHAPSIPTLTIWGLISAIIAGAIFGIVARFFAKVTHQINHLFKTKISYPPMRPLIGGAMIAVIVGLTGTTKYIGLGIPTIVDSFFTQLPPWDFAAKLGMTALTLGAGFKGGEVTPLFFIGATLGNALSLLLALPTPLLAGMGFVGVFAGAANTPIASTLMGIELFGLESGVFIAIGCVVSYLFSGHSGIYSAQRIGLSKYSAVYLEEGVTLANYGQPKIDLADNSKERENNSQE; this comes from the coding sequence ATGTTCGCCAGAGTATTCATAAAACAGTTTCGTCAATTTGAACCGTTTATTGCATTACCACACCTAATTAAGTGGTTGCCTATTTCCATTGTGGTTGGCATTCTTGCTGGAACGGCTTCTGCGGCTCTTTTGGCATCATTAGAATGGGCAACCGATTGGCGAGAATCCCATCGCTGGATTATTGCCTTGCTGCCCCTTGGTGGCTTCTTAAGTGGTTGGATATATCATCAATTTGGTCGCACTGTGGAAGCCGGAAATAACCTTTTACTAGAAGAAATCCATAACCCCAAAAGTGTTATTCCCTTCCGTATGGCTCCTCTTGTTTTGCTAGGAACAAACCTTACACATTTATTTGGAGGTTCAGCAGGTCGTGAAGGTACAGCATTACAAATGGGTGCTTCTTTAGCAGATCAGTTAACTAAAATATTACATTTTCAAGGAGCCAATCGGCGAATTTTATTAACGGCGGGTATCAGTGGAGGATTCGCTTCAGTTTTCGGTACTCCCCTAGCTGGGACTGTATTTGGTCTAGAAGTTTTAGCAATTGGGAAGATTCATTATGACGCTCTTTTCCCTTCTTTGATTGCTGCGATCGTTGGAAATCAAGTCACCTTGTTATTAGGTTTGCATCATACCGCATACCTACACGCTCCGTCTATACCGACGCTGACAATTTGGGGGCTAATTTCTGCCATTATTGCAGGTGCAATTTTTGGAATAGTAGCGAGATTCTTTGCTAAAGTAACTCACCAAATTAATCACTTATTTAAAACAAAAATATCTTATCCTCCAATGCGTCCTTTAATCGGCGGTGCGATGATAGCAGTAATTGTTGGGTTAACTGGAACAACTAAGTACATAGGGCTTGGTATCCCTACTATCGTCGATTCTTTTTTCACTCAACTACCTCCTTGGGATTTTGCCGCAAAATTGGGAATGACTGCTCTAACTTTAGGAGCAGGTTTTAAAGGAGGTGAAGTAACACCTTTGTTTTTTATTGGTGCAACTTTAGGTAATGCTTTGTCGTTGCTTTTAGCATTACCTACACCATTGTTAGCAGGAATGGGATTTGTGGGTGTGTTTGCAGGTGCAGCCAATACACCGATAGCATCAACCTTAATGGGAATTGAATTATTTGGTTTGGAATCGGGAGTATTTATTGCTATTGGCTGTGTAGTGAGCTATCTATTTTCAGGTCATTCTGGAATTTACTCAGCACAGCGTATTGGTTTGAGTAAATACTCTGCTGTATATTTAGAAGAAGGGGTGACTTTGGCTAATTATGGGCAACCAAAAATTGATTTAGCCGATAATAGCAAAGAAAGAGAAAACAATTCTCAAGAATAA
- a CDS encoding DUF427 domain-containing protein: MRPNPIPPEPGQESVWNYPRPARLEDSNKSIRIIVNNIVLAETSKAKRVVETSHPPSYYIPSEDIKLEYLIETPKKTWCEWKGKCLYYDISIGDKYINNAAWRYFEPTPDFVTIQEYYAFYPSLMDACYVNDELVMSQPGDFYGGWITADIVGPFKGSPGTMGW; encoded by the coding sequence ATGAGACCAAATCCTATCCCGCCAGAACCCGGTCAAGAATCAGTTTGGAATTATCCCCGTCCGGCTCGTTTAGAAGATAGCAACAAATCAATTCGGATAATTGTTAATAATATTGTTTTAGCAGAAACAAGTAAAGCGAAAAGAGTCGTAGAAACTAGCCATCCTCCTTCTTATTACATTCCTTCAGAAGATATTAAGCTAGAATATCTGATAGAAACACCTAAAAAAACTTGGTGTGAATGGAAAGGTAAATGTCTATATTATGATATCAGTATTGGTGATAAATATATAAATAACGCTGCTTGGCGATATTTTGAACCCACACCTGATTTTGTAACAATTCAAGAATATTATGCTTTTTATCCTAGTTTAATGGATGCTTGCTATGTAAATGATGAGCTAGTTATGTCTCAACCTGGTGATTTTTATGGGGGATGGATTACTGCTGATATTGTCGGGCCATTTAAAGGTAGCCCTGGAACAATGGGGTGGTAA